The genomic region TTTGTCTCCGTCTGCGCCGCTGCAGCCTCAAATAAAAACGACACAGTGGCGCCCTCCAACGGCGCGCCCTCGAAGGTCACTTTCGCCGTGACGGGGACCGTTTTCACCTTGCTGCCCTCTGTGCAGCCTGCCGCCGCGGCCATCAGCGTCGCGGCGGTCACGAACGAAAGAAGACGAGTTGTCATAAATCACCAGTCTAGGAAAAGCCAATTGTATGAAACGCCAGGTCTATGAAACCGCCTGAAAGCGGCTCAATTCGTTGCGCCGCCAAAATCGCCCGCGCTGATCATGTTGCCGTCCCGGCGGTCGCCCAAGCGTTGGTAGGTGTCGTAGTTCATGTTTTCATAGAGAAAGTGGACGGAGCCGTCTAGCATCACCACCTGGCCGCCGCCCGGATGCTTTGATTTCAGTCCGCCCGTCCCGGTCCAATTTGAGCCGCTGATCCAAGTGATATCGCCGATATTGGTTAAATATCCCAGGTTCACCATTTGCAAATAGCCGGGTTCATTGATGCAGGTCGGCAAATTGATGGGCGCCGTTGTGGCGAACCCCATCCCACCGCTGTTGGCGCCCATCCATCCGTCGACCTTAATTTGAGCCGCTTCGCAGTAGGGCCGTGTTTCGCCAAAGCCGATGGTGCTGGTGGTGCCGTCGCTGACGTCCTGAAAGCGGGCCGCCCATTGCACGCAGGCAAACGGACCCGAAATCCAACGGTCGTCGCCCGCATTGTGATACCAGCCGTTCCGCTCGATACCGGTGCCGAACCAGGCCCCCAGGGGCACACTTTGCGCCTGCCAACCCCCCATACTGGTTGCAAGCGGATAGGGGGTCGGCCCGACGAGCGGCGTGATCGGGCTATTGCCTCGGGCCGACGCGCCGAGGTTGGCCTGATAACTTTGATACTTGCGGTTGCCGGCAGTGCCGTTCGTCGGTCCCCACGAGACTCCGATGTTTTGCTCAAAGGTGCTATCGCTCGGGCAAACAAGGGATGGCAACTGCGTTACCGAAAGGCGAAGAGGTACGCCGGCCGTCTGGTCGGTTGGATCGCCCGTGCCGTACTTGGGCGGATTAAACGGCTGATCGGCAACGTCGGGCGGAAGGCCCGTCCCGTTAGACACGGAATAGTTGGCGGCATTGCCGGGGTTGTTGATGTTCATCCGCATTTGACTATACAGGACTTGCTGCTCCAGGTAGGGCAACATGGTGGTGATGTGGGTGCCGCGCGCCGGCAAATTGTCTTGCGCTTTGCCGCTGTTGCTATTGCCGCTCCAATCGCCGAAGCCATAGGGCAAGCGGTTCCAGACATCGTGATAGTTCTGGAAGGCGAGGCCGAGCTGCTTCAGGTTGTTCGTGCAAGTGGTTCGGCGGGCGGCCTCGCGCGCGGCCTGAATGGCGGGCAACAACAAGGCGATCAAGATGCCGATGATGGCGATGACGACCAG from Pirellulales bacterium harbors:
- a CDS encoding DUF1559 domain-containing protein, coding for MSHPQRPARLAFTLVELLVVIAIIGILIALLLPAIQAAREAARRTTCTNNLKQLGLAFQNYHDVWNRLPYGFGDWSGNSNSGKAQDNLPARGTHITTMLPYLEQQVLYSQMRMNINNPGNAANYSVSNGTGLPPDVADQPFNPPKYGTGDPTDQTAGVPLRLSVTQLPSLVCPSDSTFEQNIGVSWGPTNGTAGNRKYQSYQANLGASARGNSPITPLVGPTPYPLATSMGGWQAQSVPLGAWFGTGIERNGWYHNAGDDRWISGPFACVQWAARFQDVSDGTTSTIGFGETRPYCEAAQIKVDGWMGANSGGMGFATTAPINLPTCINEPGYLQMVNLGYLTNIGDITWISGSNWTGTGGLKSKHPGGGQVVMLDGSVHFLYENMNYDTYQRLGDRRDGNMISAGDFGGATN